One Rhodobacteraceae bacterium M385 genomic region harbors:
- a CDS encoding crotonase/enoyl-CoA hydratase family protein, with product MAEQAAQIKVTRIEIEGDIATIIFNRPEKRNAMNDQLIAELDAFFSAPPEGINAVIMRGEGGHFCSGLDLAEHEHREPIEGVFHSRNWHRVSELIEFSGLPVVSVLTGAVIGGGLEIAASTHVRIAEPDVRFQLPEGRRGIFVGGGATVRVGRLLGADRMREMMLTGRSYGAEEGLALGLAHYSVEAGAGMDLAKKLARKIADNAPFSNYLMMQALSRIQDMPRSEGLFTESLAAAMSQTSDGAKEGLRAFLEKRPAKFR from the coding sequence ATGGCTGAGCAAGCAGCACAAATCAAGGTGACGCGGATCGAGATCGAGGGCGATATTGCCACGATCATCTTTAACCGCCCCGAAAAACGCAACGCCATGAACGATCAGCTTATTGCCGAGCTGGACGCCTTCTTCTCGGCCCCGCCCGAGGGCATAAACGCAGTAATCATGCGCGGTGAAGGGGGCCATTTCTGTTCAGGTCTTGATCTGGCTGAACATGAACATCGTGAACCGATTGAGGGTGTTTTCCATTCGCGCAACTGGCACCGCGTGTCGGAATTGATCGAGTTTAGCGGCCTGCCCGTCGTCTCGGTTCTGACCGGCGCAGTAATCGGCGGCGGGCTCGAGATCGCCGCCTCAACCCATGTACGGATCGCCGAACCTGACGTGCGCTTTCAGCTTCCCGAAGGGCGGCGCGGCATCTTTGTGGGCGGCGGTGCCACGGTGCGTGTGGGCCGCCTTCTGGGCGCGGACCGGATGCGCGAGATGATGTTGACCGGCCGCAGCTATGGGGCCGAAGAAGGCTTGGCCCTTGGTCTGGCCCATTACTCGGTTGAGGCGGGCGCAGGCATGGATCTGGCCAAGAAACTGGCCCGCAAGATCGCCGATAACGCCCCCTTCTCGAACTACCTGATGATGCAGGCGCTATCGCGCATCCAAGACATGCCACGTTCGGAGGGGTTGTTCACCGAAAGCCTTGCCGCCGCCATGTCGCAAACATCAGACGGCGCCAAGGAAGGCCTGCGTGCCTTCCTTGAAAAGCGCCCCGCGAAGTTTCGCTAA
- the dusA gene encoding tRNA dihydrouridine(20/20a) synthase DusA has translation MNLDRSARLSVAPMMDWTDRHCRFFHRLMSQQALLYTEMVTAPAVINGDRARLLDFNGAEHPVALQLGGSIPSELAQATRIANDWGYDEVNLNVGCPSDRVQSGCFGAVLMKQPDLVAECVAAMQDASEVEVTVKCRIGVDEQDPAKALPHFLDAIVGAGVRRVTIHARMAWLQGLSPKQNRDVPPLDYDLVHAMKRAYPQLHISINGGIATLAEARKHLDAGLDGVMIGRAAYHTPAEVLLQADQLIYGADHPPRSAVDVAHRMLPYIEAHLSGGGRLNQITRHILGLFAGRPGARGWKRVLSEGAHLEGAGPELIERALEEVTTRAA, from the coding sequence ATTAACCTAGATCGCAGCGCGCGTTTGTCCGTCGCCCCGATGATGGATTGGACCGATCGCCACTGTCGCTTCTTCCATCGGCTGATGTCGCAGCAGGCGTTGCTCTATACCGAAATGGTGACAGCCCCCGCGGTCATTAACGGGGATCGGGCGCGGTTGTTGGACTTCAACGGGGCCGAGCACCCCGTCGCGCTGCAACTGGGCGGCTCGATCCCGTCAGAGCTGGCGCAGGCTACGCGGATCGCCAATGACTGGGGCTATGATGAGGTGAACCTGAACGTCGGCTGCCCCTCGGACCGGGTCCAATCGGGCTGTTTCGGGGCGGTCTTGATGAAGCAACCGGACTTGGTCGCCGAATGTGTCGCCGCGATGCAGGACGCCAGCGAAGTTGAGGTCACCGTGAAGTGCCGCATCGGCGTGGATGAGCAAGACCCGGCAAAGGCCTTGCCGCACTTCCTCGACGCCATAGTCGGGGCAGGGGTGCGGCGCGTCACGATCCACGCGCGCATGGCGTGGTTGCAGGGGTTGAGCCCGAAACAGAACCGGGACGTGCCACCGTTGGACTACGATCTGGTCCACGCCATGAAACGTGCCTATCCGCAGCTGCATATTTCGATCAACGGTGGCATCGCCACGCTCGCTGAGGCGCGCAAGCATCTGGACGCGGGCCTGGACGGCGTGATGATCGGCCGGGCCGCTTATCACACCCCGGCCGAGGTTCTTTTGCAGGCCGATCAGCTGATATACGGCGCGGATCACCCGCCGCGCAGTGCCGTAGATGTGGCCCACCGAATGCTCCCCTATATCGAGGCGCATCTGTCGGGCGGCGGCCGTTTGAACCAAATCACCCGCCATATCCTTGGCCTTTTTGCAGGCCGCCCCGGCGCCCGTGGGTGGAAACGGGTTCTGTCCGAGGGCGCGCATCTGGAAGGCGCAGGGCCCGAGTTGATCGAACGCGCCCTGGAAGAAGTCACCACCCGCGCAGCTTAA
- a CDS encoding winged helix DNA-binding protein, which translates to MTDVQITDEAKIGARKMREHTNIFARLSPLYAASRQQGQRLLQMGGGLSIVEWRTLWDLAEVGPMTIRDLAEVQRADHSLLSRALPEMRRKGYVTMTRDSRDGRQTIVTLTAEGRAAYDRAAPIMASRRAALREEFTEAEIQTFVDFLGRFEEFLRRPIETIIEDKEAAT; encoded by the coding sequence ATGACCGACGTGCAAATCACCGACGAGGCCAAAATCGGCGCGCGTAAAATGCGCGAGCACACGAATATATTTGCGCGTCTGTCTCCGCTCTACGCCGCATCGCGCCAGCAGGGACAGCGCCTGTTGCAGATGGGCGGCGGCCTGTCCATTGTCGAATGGCGCACCCTATGGGATCTGGCCGAAGTGGGGCCCATGACGATCCGCGATCTGGCCGAGGTGCAGCGAGCCGACCATTCCCTTCTTAGCCGCGCCCTGCCCGAGATGCGGCGCAAAGGTTACGTTACCATGACCCGTGACTCCCGCGACGGGCGGCAAACCATTGTGACCCTCACCGCCGAGGGCCGTGCCGCCTACGACCGAGCCGCCCCAATCATGGCCAGCCGCCGCGCCGCCCTGCGCGAAGAATTCACCGAAGCCGAGATCCAGACCTTCGTAGACTTTCTGGGCCGGTTCGAAGAATTTTTGCGTAGGCCGATAGAAACGATCATTGAAGATAAGGAAGCCGCGACATGA
- a CDS encoding C4-dicarboxylate ABC transporter substrate-binding protein, with protein sequence MIKQTLFGAALLAAPFAAQAQVTLTAETTAPGSTPHYIDTTLAAVLDSAGVATMQITEGATLTNSVQAVAEGRLDMAPAPMILPFLLSRGIGPYSGIAPEDGAELASNVRALFFNAASGQVFGHYNNTDIDDIRNLEGRRIWNGPPRGAALTSGRAMIQLLAGLSEGEGYEGVQDAWPDTVGAITGGSVDAWTIPEGLPSGRQIAIAAAGGITLYDVPSDLLASELGQQIVAAPGHAPYSIPVDAYREAYAGNDITIVTDDDTFDTFATAFAQIVPSSMDEELAYQITAAMLAGEERFLTSSPRGPFLNMSFGDVDGVSQGNCGAVTILMHPGAIRAYEDAGHTVADCVRP encoded by the coding sequence ATGATTAAACAGACCCTATTTGGGGCCGCTCTGCTTGCAGCACCCTTTGCTGCACAGGCGCAAGTGACCCTGACCGCGGAAACCACCGCGCCGGGCTCCACGCCCCATTATATCGACACAACCCTTGCCGCTGTCCTGGACAGCGCCGGTGTGGCGACGATGCAGATCACCGAAGGGGCGACGCTGACCAACTCGGTTCAGGCCGTCGCTGAGGGCCGCTTGGACATGGCGCCAGCGCCAATGATCCTGCCGTTCCTTTTGTCGCGTGGCATTGGCCCTTACAGCGGTATCGCGCCGGAAGATGGGGCAGAGTTGGCAAGCAACGTGCGCGCCCTGTTCTTCAACGCGGCCTCGGGGCAGGTGTTCGGCCACTACAACAACACCGATATCGATGACATTCGGAACCTGGAAGGCCGGCGCATTTGGAACGGTCCCCCGCGCGGAGCGGCTTTGACCTCGGGCCGGGCGATGATCCAACTTTTGGCGGGCCTGAGCGAAGGTGAGGGCTATGAAGGCGTGCAGGACGCTTGGCCTGATACCGTTGGCGCCATCACCGGCGGTAGTGTCGATGCGTGGACGATCCCTGAAGGTCTGCCTTCCGGCCGTCAGATCGCTATCGCGGCGGCAGGGGGAATTACCCTTTACGATGTTCCCTCGGACCTTCTGGCAAGCGAGTTGGGCCAGCAGATCGTTGCGGCCCCGGGCCACGCGCCGTACTCCATTCCGGTAGATGCCTACCGCGAAGCCTATGCGGGTAACGACATTACCATCGTCACCGACGATGATACGTTTGATACCTTCGCCACCGCTTTCGCGCAGATCGTGCCTTCTTCGATGGATGAAGAGTTGGCCTATCAGATCACCGCAGCGATGCTGGCGGGGGAAGAGCGTTTTCTGACCAGCTCCCCCCGTGGACCATTCCTCAACATGTCGTTCGGCGATGTTGATGGGGTGAGCCAAGGCAATTGCGGGGCTGTTACGATCCTGATGCACCCCGGTGCTATCCGCGCCTATGAAGATGCGGGCCACACGGTTGCTGATTGCGTTCGGCCCTAA
- a CDS encoding DUF4386 domain-containing protein — MRVFDDPSSRAYARVTGLLYLVIAFAGGFAILFVPSTLNVPGDPAGTFANIAVQRGLFHAGLVGDVVMMTAEVLVCVMLYFIFKPVNATLSLAAAFARLMMVAVMAAMLFFHAGAIALADGTVPLGSFSELQRIELAGLMRHIHDAGVWIWQLFFCLHLLLLGSLVIRSDLFPRLLGLGLMVGGVGYLVDSVQMFALPHATTLEAVKLALLGIVTLSEIGFALWLLIRGPRTTVA; from the coding sequence ATGCGTGTCTTCGATGATCCCTCCTCTCGGGCCTATGCCCGTGTCACCGGCCTGCTATACCTCGTCATCGCCTTTGCCGGGGGCTTTGCCATTCTTTTCGTGCCGAGCACCCTGAACGTGCCCGGCGATCCGGCGGGAACTTTCGCAAATATCGCGGTGCAACGCGGGCTCTTCCATGCCGGTCTGGTCGGTGATGTCGTGATGATGACGGCCGAGGTTCTGGTCTGCGTCATGCTGTATTTCATCTTCAAACCGGTCAACGCCACCCTATCGCTGGCGGCGGCTTTCGCACGGTTGATGATGGTCGCCGTGATGGCGGCGATGTTGTTCTTTCATGCAGGCGCCATAGCGCTCGCCGATGGCACGGTGCCATTGGGCAGCTTTTCCGAGCTTCAGCGCATCGAGTTGGCCGGGTTGATGCGCCATATCCACGATGCGGGCGTCTGGATCTGGCAGCTGTTTTTCTGCCTGCACCTGCTGCTGCTTGGCAGTTTGGTGATCCGCTCTGACCTGTTTCCCCGGTTGTTAGGGCTGGGGTTGATGGTGGGAGGCGTGGGTTATCTGGTGGATAGCGTGCAGATGTTCGCCCTGCCCCACGCCACCACGTTAGAAGCGGTGAAGCTTGCCTTGCTGGGAATTGTAACCCTGTCCGAGATCGGCTTTGCCCTGTGGCTTCTCATCCGCGGACCAAGGACGACCGTGGCTTAA
- a CDS encoding Ldh family oxidoreductase: protein MHISIADIRATAEAALLAHGAGAFQAAEVAKAVARAEETGNIICGLYYLESYCTQLASGRVNGTVEPDVSQPKKGVTRVDARFGFAQPAFTRALPQAVAAAQEVGVATLTVAHAHTCTSLGYFTEQIAAHGLIAIGFTNASAIVAAPGGKTPVLGTNPIAMTVPGPDAPLMHADFSTSAVALGKITMAKAAGEAIPLGWAVDAEGQPTTDPEAAIKGALVSAAGPKGWAFGLLVEVMAAGLTGSVNSLDVKGLKVADGKPHDLGQVYLLIDPQGHAGADVMAERLARVADVVASDGGTGRIPGASRKHLDPVDVPDALWTLVCGLAKG, encoded by the coding sequence ATGCACATCTCCATCGCTGATATCCGCGCCACGGCTGAAGCGGCGTTGCTGGCCCATGGGGCGGGCGCTTTTCAGGCTGCCGAAGTGGCCAAAGCCGTTGCTCGGGCCGAGGAGACGGGAAACATTATCTGCGGGCTCTATTACCTTGAAAGCTATTGCACGCAGCTTGCTTCGGGGCGAGTGAACGGCACAGTGGAGCCGGATGTTTCGCAACCCAAAAAAGGCGTTACCCGAGTTGACGCGCGGTTCGGCTTTGCACAACCGGCGTTCACGCGCGCGCTTCCTCAGGCGGTGGCCGCGGCGCAGGAGGTGGGCGTTGCGACCTTGACGGTCGCCCACGCCCATACCTGCACGTCCCTTGGCTACTTCACCGAACAGATCGCGGCGCACGGGCTGATCGCCATCGGGTTTACCAATGCCTCTGCCATTGTGGCGGCGCCGGGGGGCAAGACGCCGGTCCTTGGGACCAACCCCATCGCCATGACGGTGCCGGGCCCCGATGCGCCGCTGATGCACGCGGATTTCTCTACCTCGGCGGTGGCCTTGGGCAAGATCACCATGGCCAAAGCGGCGGGCGAGGCGATCCCGCTTGGATGGGCTGTAGATGCTGAGGGACAGCCGACCACGGACCCGGAAGCGGCAATAAAGGGCGCCTTGGTCAGCGCGGCGGGGCCGAAAGGGTGGGCGTTTGGCCTGTTGGTAGAGGTGATGGCAGCCGGGCTGACGGGGTCGGTTAACTCATTAGATGTCAAAGGCTTGAAGGTGGCAGATGGCAAGCCCCACGATCTGGGCCAGGTTTATCTGCTGATTGATCCGCAGGGGCATGCCGGGGCGGATGTCATGGCCGAGCGCCTCGCGCGGGTGGCCGATGTGGTGGCAAGCGACGGCGGCACCGGGCGTATACCCGGTGCGTCGCGCAAGCATTTGGACCCGGTTGATGTGCCCGATGCCCTGTGGACTTTGGTTTGTGGGCTGGCGAAGGGTTAA
- a CDS encoding SDR family oxidoreductase yields the protein MTIAVTGATGQLGRLVIKDLAPAVGAENIVALARSPEKAADLGVAVRIADYSQPETLTKALAGVDTVLLISSSEIGQRTAQHRAVVEAAQDNAVKHIVYTSLLRADTSPLSLADEHRETEALIKASGIAYTFLRNGWYTENYAGALPGAVQAGAVVGSAGDGRISSATRADYAAAAVAVLKGTGFENKTLELAGDASFTLSDLAAEVSRQTGKDIPFNNLPPSEYAKILASVGFPEAIAPMFAEIDFQVSTGALFHDGSELSDLIGRPTTPMADTVALALK from the coding sequence ATGACAATCGCAGTTACCGGTGCAACGGGCCAGCTTGGCCGCCTCGTCATCAAAGACCTCGCTCCTGCCGTCGGGGCAGAGAATATCGTGGCTTTGGCCCGCTCACCCGAGAAGGCCGCCGACCTGGGCGTTGCCGTGCGTATCGCGGACTACAGCCAGCCCGAAACGCTGACCAAGGCCCTTGCTGGCGTGGATACGGTTCTGCTGATCTCGAGCAGCGAGATCGGCCAGCGTACCGCGCAGCACCGTGCTGTGGTTGAGGCTGCGCAGGACAACGCAGTGAAACATATCGTCTACACCAGCCTGCTGCGGGCCGACACATCTCCGCTGAGCCTTGCCGACGAACACCGCGAGACAGAGGCTCTCATCAAGGCGTCGGGCATTGCATATACGTTCCTACGCAATGGTTGGTATACCGAGAACTATGCAGGCGCCCTTCCGGGCGCGGTTCAGGCAGGCGCGGTCGTAGGGTCTGCGGGCGACGGGCGCATTTCGTCGGCTACGCGGGCCGATTACGCGGCGGCGGCAGTGGCGGTGCTGAAGGGCACAGGATTTGAAAACAAGACGCTGGAGCTGGCTGGCGATGCTTCTTTCACGCTGTCGGATCTTGCCGCAGAAGTCAGCCGTCAGACCGGAAAAGACATCCCGTTCAACAACTTGCCGCCATCGGAATATGCGAAAATTCTAGCCTCGGTGGGCTTCCCCGAGGCGATTGCCCCCATGTTTGCTGAGATTGATTTCCAAGTGAGTACCGGCGCGTTGTTCCACGATGGGTCCGAGCTGTCCGATCTGATCGGGCGTCCCACAACGCCCATGGCCGATACTGTCGCGCTTGCACTGAAGTAA
- a CDS encoding TRAP transporter fused permease subunit: MTAPDTARATGQRIALVLSLILVIVGMLNTMPEISGLQDFVRTVTGQRYLRISGFPPEYFYPPVFVVMMIIVALDASVFRAWRKEKPHFAWLGLLLDLGLVIAAVLAAVGFLVEIDSICLFDQLSGERARLIQDAAERSAGVIPGMSFEAEVPACQARFGVWIIPLLFTIITLFFLYNVRVWGWPLVAVASVVVLYTVGTALIWVFDLSDNNFLLTKLGADGGDPLAAAIQKVTNVFITPDGFMGRFMDIIVNQVFPYIVLGALFGTSAGGTSLIKLAVRLTRNLRGGPAHAAIVSSAMFGTITGGPVTNVLSTGRLTIPMMQRNGFSPQFAGGVEAAASSGGQIMPPVMGVAAFVLVALTSVPYTSVIKAAFLPAMFFFFSIFLAVMFQARRDKIEAMREIPEDLVMARQDWLNLIIIAVPILTILFLLLGNKDEVGAGWLSFILPEFMLQTLVNATGDAVSAGWWAVIVLLPLLFLDPATRAMPSKVLVSLAEGGVLISRLFLLLFAVSIIAAFLNESGLTGELTRAVTSWLERAQMLSIFGFQIPIVGGVYLMLALTCAMLCAIILGMGMPTVPAYVNVALLLGPLLANLGVSFFTAHMFVFYFAVASAITPPVAIAAFAAASITRTEPMRTGIAAVRVGIVMFTIPFVFAWYPELLLIEEAVTITDDSGSRALIEGYSGQIEFGPLAALAARIVLALYLVASALSGFDKARLSRGEVAIRLLVAVLVLWKTAMVMWISLIAAVVLIAGHAFLANRPRSAPQV; this comes from the coding sequence ATGACCGCCCCTGACACTGCCCGCGCCACCGGACAGCGCATCGCGCTTGTGCTTTCCCTGATCCTCGTGATCGTCGGAATGCTGAACACGATGCCCGAGATTTCAGGCCTGCAAGACTTCGTTCGTACGGTAACGGGGCAGCGCTACCTGCGGATTTCCGGCTTCCCGCCTGAATATTTCTATCCGCCGGTGTTCGTTGTGATGATGATTATCGTCGCCTTGGATGCCAGCGTTTTCCGGGCGTGGCGCAAGGAGAAACCGCATTTCGCGTGGTTGGGGCTGCTTCTGGACCTTGGGCTAGTCATCGCGGCGGTGCTTGCAGCCGTTGGGTTTCTTGTGGAAATCGACTCGATCTGCCTTTTCGACCAACTCAGCGGAGAGCGCGCGCGCCTGATCCAAGACGCCGCCGAACGCTCGGCCGGGGTGATCCCGGGGATGTCGTTCGAGGCGGAAGTTCCTGCGTGTCAGGCGCGATTTGGGGTCTGGATCATTCCCCTGCTGTTCACGATTATCACGCTGTTTTTCCTTTATAACGTGCGTGTCTGGGGCTGGCCCTTGGTGGCAGTGGCCAGCGTCGTGGTCCTCTATACCGTTGGCACGGCGCTGATCTGGGTTTTTGACCTGAGCGATAACAACTTTCTGCTGACCAAGTTGGGGGCCGACGGCGGTGACCCGCTGGCGGCCGCGATCCAGAAAGTTACCAACGTCTTCATCACGCCCGATGGCTTCATGGGCCGGTTCATGGATATTATCGTGAACCAAGTCTTCCCCTATATCGTGCTTGGCGCGCTGTTTGGGACATCAGCGGGGGGCACCTCGCTTATCAAACTGGCGGTGCGCTTGACGCGCAACCTTCGCGGCGGTCCGGCCCATGCGGCCATTGTCTCGTCGGCCATGTTTGGCACGATCACTGGGGGGCCTGTGACCAACGTGCTATCCACCGGGCGCCTGACAATCCCGATGATGCAGCGCAACGGGTTCTCTCCGCAGTTCGCCGGCGGGGTCGAGGCCGCCGCATCCTCTGGCGGGCAGATCATGCCGCCGGTGATGGGGGTCGCGGCCTTTGTCCTCGTGGCGCTGACATCGGTGCCCTACACCAGCGTCATCAAGGCGGCATTCCTGCCCGCGATGTTCTTCTTCTTCTCCATCTTCCTTGCGGTGATGTTCCAAGCCCGCCGCGACAAGATTGAGGCGATGCGCGAGATCCCTGAAGATCTGGTGATGGCGCGGCAGGATTGGCTGAACCTTATCATCATTGCGGTGCCGATCCTGACCATCTTGTTCCTGCTTCTGGGCAACAAGGACGAAGTGGGCGCGGGATGGCTATCGTTCATCTTGCCTGAGTTCATGTTGCAAACTCTTGTGAATGCGACGGGCGACGCCGTGTCGGCAGGCTGGTGGGCGGTGATCGTGTTGCTGCCCTTGCTGTTCCTAGATCCGGCGACGCGGGCGATGCCATCCAAGGTGTTGGTGTCCTTGGCCGAAGGGGGTGTGCTGATCTCCCGGCTGTTCCTGTTGCTTTTCGCGGTGTCGATTATCGCTGCGTTCCTCAACGAAAGCGGCTTGACCGGAGAGCTGACCCGCGCCGTCACCTCGTGGTTGGAGAGGGCGCAAATGCTATCGATTTTCGGCTTCCAGATCCCCATCGTGGGCGGCGTCTACCTGATGTTGGCGCTGACCTGCGCGATGCTTTGCGCCATCATCTTGGGCATGGGAATGCCCACAGTGCCTGCCTATGTGAACGTGGCGCTTTTGCTGGGGCCGCTATTGGCGAACCTTGGGGTCAGCTTCTTCACAGCACACATGTTCGTGTTCTACTTCGCCGTCGCCTCGGCCATCACACCACCTGTGGCAATTGCCGCCTTCGCCGCCGCGTCCATCACAAGGACCGAGCCGATGCGTACTGGAATTGCTGCCGTGCGCGTGGGGATCGTCATGTTCACGATCCCCTTCGTCTTCGCGTGGTATCCTGAATTGCTGTTGATCGAAGAGGCCGTAACCATCACCGACGACAGCGGCAGCCGCGCCTTGATTGAGGGCTATAGCGGCCAGATCGAATTTGGCCCCTTGGCCGCCTTGGCAGCGCGGATCGTCTTGGCCCTCTATCTGGTCGCCTCGGCGCTGTCGGGGTTCGACAAAGCGCGGTTGAGCCGGGGCGAGGTGGCCATACGCCTTCTTGTGGCGGTATTGGTCCTTTGGAAAACCGCGATGGTGATGTGGATCAGTTTGATCGCAGCCGTGGTGCTGATCGCGGGCCATGCCTTTTTGGCAAACCGCCCGCGCTCAGCCCCGCAGGTTTAA
- a CDS encoding sulfatase-like hydrolase/transferase: MSKPPNVLWIMADQLRFDYLSCYGHPHLHTPHIDALAARGVRFTNTYVQSPVCGPSRMSAYTGRYVRSHGSTWNGMPLRVGEPTLGDHLRDGGARAVLVGKTHMVADAEGMAWLGIPADSEIGVRAAECGFEAFERDDGLHPDSPRQHWSAYDDYLEAHGYKSDNPWEDFANSGVDADGELLSAWLLENSRLAANVPEEHSETAYMTDRAIAFMEEAASDDRPWVCHLSYIKPHWPYIVPAPYHDMYDETHIVDPIRSDAEHDTDHPLVKAYQDARVCRSFSRDHVRTHVIPAYMGLIKQLDDNLGRLFAWMDAQGLSENTIIAFTSDHGDYMGDHWMGDKDFYHEMAVKVPLIIADPRPEAEATRGLVSDELVEMIDLAPTFMNATGCGAKPHVVEGRDLTPILHGKEGFSRRYAISEHDYHWSEMAKSLGQKQQDAHTKMIFDGRWKFIRCEGFRPVLFDLETDPHELTDLGASEAPEHVAVRARMEAALLDWATRHHTRITATPEVLARQSKAAESGILIGFWDADEYEAAVGKPFSSLTPQGRPAS; the protein is encoded by the coding sequence ATGAGCAAGCCCCCCAACGTCCTGTGGATCATGGCTGACCAACTTCGGTTCGATTACCTCAGCTGCTACGGCCACCCGCATCTACATACGCCCCACATTGATGCGCTGGCCGCCCGTGGCGTGCGCTTCACCAACACTTATGTGCAATCCCCCGTTTGCGGCCCATCGCGGATGTCGGCCTATACCGGGCGCTACGTCCGCAGCCACGGCTCTACCTGGAACGGGATGCCCCTGCGTGTGGGAGAGCCGACCTTGGGCGACCACCTGCGCGATGGCGGCGCAAGGGCCGTGCTGGTGGGCAAAACCCATATGGTTGCTGATGCCGAAGGGATGGCTTGGCTTGGCATTCCCGCCGATAGCGAAATCGGCGTGCGCGCCGCCGAATGCGGCTTTGAAGCGTTCGAGCGTGACGACGGCCTGCACCCCGACAGCCCGCGCCAGCACTGGTCGGCTTATGATGATTACCTAGAGGCCCATGGCTACAAATCCGACAATCCTTGGGAGGACTTCGCCAATTCCGGTGTCGATGCCGATGGAGAGCTTCTTTCGGCTTGGCTTCTGGAAAACTCTCGCCTTGCTGCCAACGTCCCGGAAGAACACTCCGAAACGGCCTATATGACTGACCGAGCCATTGCGTTCATGGAAGAGGCCGCCAGCGATGACCGCCCCTGGGTCTGCCACCTGTCCTACATCAAGCCGCACTGGCCCTACATCGTGCCCGCGCCCTACCACGACATGTATGACGAGACCCATATCGTTGACCCTATCCGCTCGGACGCGGAGCACGACACCGATCATCCCTTGGTCAAAGCCTACCAAGACGCCCGCGTATGCCGCAGTTTCTCTCGCGATCATGTGCGCACCCATGTCATCCCCGCCTATATGGGGCTTATCAAGCAGTTAGACGACAACCTTGGCCGGCTGTTCGCTTGGATGGATGCCCAGGGCCTGAGTGAGAACACGATCATCGCTTTCACCTCGGACCACGGGGATTACATGGGCGATCACTGGATGGGCGATAAGGATTTCTACCACGAAATGGCGGTTAAAGTGCCGCTGATTATCGCCGACCCCCGCCCCGAGGCCGAAGCCACGCGCGGCCTTGTGTCGGACGAATTGGTCGAGATGATTGATCTTGCCCCAACCTTCATGAACGCCACCGGATGCGGCGCGAAACCCCATGTGGTGGAGGGGCGCGACTTGACCCCGATCTTGCACGGCAAGGAAGGATTTTCGCGCCGCTATGCGATCAGTGAGCATGATTATCATTGGTCCGAGATGGCCAAGAGCCTTGGGCAAAAGCAACAAGACGCCCACACCAAGATGATCTTTGACGGTCGCTGGAAATTCATTCGCTGCGAAGGGTTCCGCCCGGTGCTGTTCGATCTGGAAACCGACCCCCACGAACTGACCGATCTGGGGGCGTCGGAGGCGCCTGAACATGTCGCCGTCCGCGCGCGGATGGAAGCCGCGCTTCTGGATTGGGCCACCCGTCACCACACCCGTATTACCGCCACGCCCGAGGTGTTGGCCCGCCAAAGCAAGGCGGCGGAATCAGGTATTCTGATCGGTTTCTGGGACGCTGATGAGTATGAGGCCGCCGTTGGGAAACCGTTTTCTTCCCTCACTCCCCAAGGCCGCCCCGCGAGCTAG
- a CDS encoding amidohydrolase family protein encodes MVDFSKVRAIDFHTHAEEPCNHGRDDGYNEFQAGMAAYFKNPAGAEGMLPTVQDTAAYYRERNIAAVIFPVDAERETGFRRYSNEEVAGICAENDDILIPFASIDPHKGKAGAREVRRLVRDFGVRGFKFHPTMQGFFPNDRDACYTVLEACAEEGVITLFHTGQTGVGSGMRGGMGMRLKYSNPMHLDDVAVDFPDMPIILAHPSFPWTEEGLAVCQHKPNVYYDMSGWSPKYFPETFIRYANSILKKKMLFGSDWPAITPDRWLADFEKAPFKDEVRPLILKENALRLLGETG; translated from the coding sequence ATGGTCGATTTCAGCAAGGTCCGAGCGATTGATTTCCACACCCACGCCGAGGAGCCGTGCAATCATGGCCGCGACGATGGGTACAATGAATTTCAGGCCGGGATGGCGGCCTACTTCAAAAACCCCGCAGGCGCCGAAGGGATGTTGCCCACGGTGCAAGACACCGCCGCCTATTACCGCGAACGCAACATTGCCGCCGTGATCTTTCCCGTCGATGCCGAGCGTGAGACCGGGTTTCGCCGCTATTCCAACGAGGAAGTGGCAGGCATTTGCGCCGAGAATGACGACATCCTGATCCCCTTCGCCTCCATTGACCCCCATAAGGGCAAGGCAGGCGCCCGCGAGGTCCGCCGGTTGGTCCGCGATTTCGGCGTGCGCGGGTTCAAGTTCCATCCGACAATGCAGGGCTTTTTCCCTAATGACCGCGACGCCTGCTACACGGTGCTAGAGGCCTGCGCGGAAGAAGGCGTGATAACCCTGTTTCACACCGGCCAAACGGGCGTGGGATCGGGGATGCGCGGCGGCATGGGGATGCGGTTAAAGTATTCCAATCCGATGCATCTGGATGACGTGGCCGTGGATTTCCCTGATATGCCAATCATTCTGGCGCACCCCTCGTTCCCCTGGACGGAAGAGGGGCTGGCGGTCTGTCAGCACAAGCCCAACGTCTACTACGACATGAGCGGCTGGAGCCCGAAGTATTTCCCCGAAACCTTCATCCGCTACGCCAATTCGATCCTGAAAAAGAAGATGCTATTCGGCTCGGATTGGCCTGCCATCACGCCGGACCGTTGGTTGGCTGATTTCGAGAAAGCCCCGTTCAAGGACGAGGTGCGCCCATTGATCCTCAAGGAAAACGCCCTCCGCTTGTTGGGCGAAACCGGCTGA